Within Halorussus sp. MSC15.2, the genomic segment CGATTACGGTGACCTTCTCCGACGGAACCGCACTCAGCGTCCCGGCCGACTCGATGAAGTCGAGTACGGGCGGCGACGGTGGCGGTTCGCCCGACACGACGCCGCCGACTGTCCGTCGAACCTGCGGTCGCCGGGACACACCGACTCGTCGGTGGACCTCGCGTGGGACGCCGCGAGCGACAGCGGCGGGTCGGGCTTAGACCACTACGCCGTGTACGTGGACGGGACGCGGAGCCAACAGGTTCCGGCGGGCACCACCTCGACCACCGTCTCGGGTCTCGCCAGCGGGACGACCTACGAGTTCTCCGCGACGGCCGTGGACGGCGCGGGCAACGAATCGAGCGCGTCGAACGCGGTCAGCGTCACCACAGACGCGTCGGGCGGCGGCGACTTCAGCCAGCGCGTCACCCGAATCGACGGGTTCGACGGCGACACCGCCACCGACGAACTGTCGTTCGAGTTCGTCTCGAACGTCGGTTCGGACTGGGTGGACGTCCATTACACCGTCAACGGCGGTACCCAGTACAACTACCGGATGAACAACCCGAGCGGCGATACCCACACGCTCGAAACGAGTCCGGACTACGTCGTCGGCGACTTCTCCTCGGGCGACACCATCGAGTACTACTTCACCTACCAACACGACGGCACCGCGAGCGATACGAGGTGGTTCAGCATCACGTACTGACTCTCGTCGCGCGACTCGTCGCCGCGTCTTCCGACGTTTTCGCGAATATCTACGGCCCCATCACGACTTATTTGTCGTTAACGTCGTTCGGATATACAGCGATTAGAAATATCCATGCTAAAAGCAACGGGATAATCACGTCTGACTGATAATACATTTCGAGCCGCAGAGGACCAGATGTCAGAAGCGGAATCCCCACTAAAAAGGAGATGAGAAGCCCTACAGCCGCGATTATCGCAAATCTCAATATTTCGTCCATCGATATCTAGTACTGTAACTGCTAGCGATTCGTGTCAGTAAATTGTTGTCGGTACTGTTCGAGTTGAGTCTCGAGATTACCTTCTGGCTGTGTGGATGCCGTCACTATCTCCTTGAACAGTTCTGCTTTCCTCTGCCGAACACATCACCTCGGGCATATGTTACCATATTTTAAATA encodes:
- a CDS encoding fibronectin type III domain-containing protein; this translates as MDLAWDAASDSGGSGLDHYAVYVDGTRSQQVPAGTTSTTVSGLASGTTYEFSATAVDGAGNESSASNAVSVTTDASGGGDFSQRVTRIDGFDGDTATDELSFEFVSNVGSDWVDVHYTVNGGTQYNYRMNNPSGDTHTLETSPDYVVGDFSSGDTIEYYFTYQHDGTASDTRWFSITY